GAGAGCTGCTTGCCGATGCGCCCATCAAGCGCGGTTTTGCCCCGGCTGTTGCGAACGGTCAGCCTGATGCTTCTCGCTTGGTCCAGCTCAAAATCAAGAAATTTATCTTTGCGCTCGGAAATTTTCTCTTCGACGACGGCCGAAGCTAGGGCCTGGACCATATCCTTGACCGCATTGTCCTGAACCGGATAATCCACGGGCGACGTCATGCGCCATGCCTGAGCGTTTTTCTCAAGAGTGATTTTGTCGAAAAACAACCGCTCAATCGAAATTTGGACGATGTTATTTTCCGGATCCTTGGTTTTGGACAAAAACGGAGGAAAGCGCTTCGATTCAAAAAGGCCGCGCCCGGCTTGAAAAGCGATAACGGCGGCTAAAATAACGCCGCTTGAAATCCACAGCGCCTTGACGGTGGAAAATCGCATTAAGACGCCAAAATTCTGTCCCGGACAAGCGCTTTCCAGCGACGGCGGCGGCGCCAATTCGCGACGCCGGCAGCCACAACCCCGGCCGGCATCAGCAGCATAGCCGCGAATTTGACCAATTGCCGGGCGTGATCGCTAAGGGCGCGGGTGAACGGCCGCAATTTCGCGCCTTTGGAACGCACGGCCACCAAATCCGCGTCTTCGCTCAACCAATCCACGACGTTTAAAAAGAAAATTTGATTGGAACGGTCGGCTGGAATATTGGTGTCGACCAGCTTGGACGTGCCCGCGAGAAAAATCCGAATATCGTTTTTGCTTTCGGTCAGCCATGGGCCCGCAACGAGCGGCGTGCTTTTAGCCAAATCAGCCGGCGGCGCCGGAAACATGGCCGCAAAACGGCCTTCCAGAGTCACCGCCATCGCAAACGGGCCGCGCGGATCCTCCTCCGCCGGATTAAAATCGGCGAGCGGCGACAAACTGACGAGATTCTGCTTCATCCAGGAAAGCCGCGTGGTCCTCGCCAAAATTTCCACGCGCCCCGCTTTCACATTGGCCGTCGAAACCGGGCTGGCGAACGGCAGCATCACCTGATCCATGTCTTTAGTAACGGGGCTTTCTTCGGACAGGCCAGTAATGATAGGCATTAAGGGATAACTGACGATATTATTGATCAGGAACGGGCCCGCCCGCTGCTGAATGGAAATATTTTGATTCTGCAAATCAAGGGCAAAGCCCTTGGTCAACTCCAGCCCCCAATGCCCCAGCAGCCGCCCCAGGCCGGTTTCAAGATTGGACGCAAAAAAAGCGCCGGATTCCATGTTGACTTCCTTGGCATCCAAAAAAAAGGCGGCGGGCACCCCGGCTAAAATCATCTGTTCGAGCTTCGCCAGCTCTCCGTCTGAAAAATTCTCCCTTGGGCCCAAAACAATCAAGGACTTCGGGTAACGGCCAGGGTCCAACGGTTGAGTCAAATCAATATCCCGGGTCTCATAATTCTCATGAACGGCCTGGGTCAATTCCGGAGCCAATCCCGGCGTTCCCTTGCCCCGCAGGATGCCCGCCACGCGCGGCTCCTTGGCCGTAATTTTTTTGATCCGGGTGGTCAAATCGTATTCCAGCCCGGCGATGTCCCGGATGACAGGGATCGTTTCCTTTTTATCGCCGTAGAGCAGGACCGCGCCCATGAAGCCGTCTTTAATTTCATACTTATCCTTGGCGATTTGAGTCAGGCGCACCGGAGCCACGCCCATGGACAGCGCCTCGCTTTTGAACTTGGCGTCGTCCTGATAATAATCGATAAAACGGTATTCGAAATTTTCCCCTCCATAATTTGCATAGGCCCGCAGCAGGTCCTTTAAATAATCCCGGTACGTGGCATAAGGCTGGGGCAGTTCCCTGGAAAAATAACACTTGACGATGACCGGGTCCTCGAGGGATTTCAAAATCCTTTTGCTGGCTTTCGACGGCGAATACACCCGGCCTTCG
This DNA window, taken from Elusimicrobiota bacterium, encodes the following:
- a CDS encoding GldG family protein, translated to MTKVPGGRFLARGRGVLFNQAKGGAGAVLGLVVFLASVNMAGQLAYGRLDMSEGRVYSPSKASKRILKSLEDPVIVKCYFSRELPQPYATYRDYLKDLLRAYANYGGENFEYRFIDYYQDDAKFKSEALSMGVAPVRLTQIAKDKYEIKDGFMGAVLLYGDKKETIPVIRDIAGLEYDLTTRIKKITAKEPRVAGILRGKGTPGLAPELTQAVHENYETRDIDLTQPLDPGRYPKSLIVLGPRENFSDGELAKLEQMILAGVPAAFFLDAKEVNMESGAFFASNLETGLGRLLGHWGLELTKGFALDLQNQNISIQQRAGPFLINNIVSYPLMPIITGLSEESPVTKDMDQVMLPFASPVSTANVKAGRVEILARTTRLSWMKQNLVSLSPLADFNPAEEDPRGPFAMAVTLEGRFAAMFPAPPADLAKSTPLVAGPWLTESKNDIRIFLAGTSKLVDTNIPADRSNQIFFLNVVDWLSEDADLVAVRSKGAKLRPFTRALSDHARQLVKFAAMLLMPAGVVAAGVANWRRRRRWKALVRDRILAS